One segment of Pseudomonadota bacterium DNA contains the following:
- a CDS encoding Glu/Leu/Phe/Val dehydrogenase translates to MPKLNPFTIAQQQLDDAAKKLGLDSATHELLRWPQRELVCTFPVQMDDGSTRIFHGYRVQYNFARGPSKGGLRWHPDETIDTVRALAAWMTWKTSVVDIPLGGGKGGVTCNPKELSNTEKQRLARGYMRTVASTISVSKDVPAPDVYTNPQIMAWMMDEYETIAGEHHPGCITGKPLSLGGSEGRTDATARGGIYITREAAKILGIDLNGKPMAVQGFGNAGQYAALLGNSILGLNLVAASDSKGGIYNKNGLDPVNVVDYKLKTGSLQGFPGADAISNEELLELDVTVLFPAALENCITVSNAGKLRCKISCELANGPTTPEADEILFQNNVFVLPDFLANAGGVTVSYFEQVQNTSNFYWTLDEVQKRLDEKMTKAFHAVYEMYTKEKVNMRKAAYYVAVARVAEACKLRGWV, encoded by the coding sequence ATGCCAAAATTAAATCCTTTTACGATTGCACAGCAGCAGCTCGATGACGCTGCGAAGAAGTTGGGTCTTGATTCGGCCACCCATGAACTGCTCAGGTGGCCTCAGCGGGAACTGGTTTGCACGTTTCCTGTTCAAATGGATGACGGATCTACCAGGATATTTCACGGCTATCGGGTTCAATACAACTTCGCTCGCGGGCCGTCAAAAGGTGGATTGAGGTGGCATCCCGATGAAACGATTGATACGGTCCGGGCCCTCGCAGCATGGATGACCTGGAAGACGTCTGTTGTGGACATCCCGCTCGGCGGCGGAAAGGGTGGAGTGACCTGTAATCCGAAGGAGCTGTCTAACACTGAAAAACAGCGTCTCGCACGGGGCTATATGCGCACCGTGGCAAGCACCATATCGGTCTCCAAAGATGTTCCCGCGCCGGATGTCTATACGAATCCGCAGATCATGGCATGGATGATGGATGAATACGAGACGATAGCCGGAGAACACCATCCGGGATGCATTACGGGAAAACCCCTCAGTCTCGGAGGATCCGAAGGAAGAACCGATGCCACGGCGCGTGGCGGAATTTATATAACCCGCGAGGCAGCGAAGATCCTGGGAATTGATCTTAACGGGAAACCGATGGCAGTCCAGGGCTTCGGCAACGCCGGTCAGTATGCAGCATTGCTGGGCAACTCGATACTGGGACTCAACCTTGTAGCAGCTTCGGACTCAAAGGGAGGCATTTATAACAAAAACGGACTGGACCCGGTGAATGTTGTCGATTACAAACTTAAGACGGGAAGCCTGCAGGGATTTCCGGGGGCAGATGCCATCAGCAACGAAGAGCTTCTGGAACTGGATGTGACGGTGCTGTTCCCTGCAGCGCTTGAGAATTGTATTACCGTTTCGAATGCCGGGAAACTCCGCTGCAAGATTTCCTGCGAGCTTGCAAATGGGCCGACGACTCCTGAAGCGGACGAGATTCTCTTTCAGAACAATGTCTTTGTACTCCCGGATTTTCTGGCTAATGCGGGCGGTGTAACGGTCTCATATTTCGAACAGGTCCAGAATACCTCTAACTTTTACTGGACCCTTGATGAGGTCCAGAAAAGACTTGATGAAAAGATGACCAAAGCCTTTCACGCGGTTTATGAGATGTACACAAAGGAGAAGGTCAATATGAGAAAAGCAGCCTACTATGTGGCTGTGGCACGGGTAGCAGAAGCATGCAAGCTTAGGGGCTGGGTATAA